Proteins encoded within one genomic window of Pseudorasbora parva isolate DD20220531a chromosome 3, ASM2467924v1, whole genome shotgun sequence:
- the anxa1a gene encoding annexin A1a isoform X1, whose amino-acid sequence MLLGVVLFDCSVPVVNMSFVSAFLEQLSYQGMQDNTAQDITEGQGTIKAFAQFNAAADAGVLDKAIKAKGVDEVTIINTLVHRSNAQRQQIKAAYQQATGKPLDVALKAALKGELEDVVLGLLMPPAQYDAFLLKNAMKGLGTDEETLIEILASRTNKEIRELKQVFKQDYKKELEAEIKSETSGDFRNALLALCKAARSEDRVVQEDLADKDARALYEAGEKRKGTDCAVFIDILTSRNAPHLRKVFQLYSKYSKVDVAKAIDLELKGDIESCLIAVVKCAGNKPGFFAEKLNLAMKGSGYKGKILTRILVSRSETDLAKIKQEYQNKFGKSLYQDIQDDTKGDYETILLALCGN is encoded by the exons ATGTTGCTAGGTGTGGTTCT GTTTGACTGTTCAGTTCCAGTTGTCAACATGTCCTTCGTCAGTGCTTTTCTCGAGCAGCTCTCCTATCAGGGCATGCAAGACAACACAGCACAGGACATCACA GAGGGGCAAGGGACAATTAAGGCCTTTGCTCAGTTTAATGCAGCTGCAGATGCAGGTGTCCTGGACAAAGCTATCAAGGCAAAGG GTGTGGATGAGGTCACAATCATCAATACACTGGTCCACAGGAGCAATGCCCAGCGCCAGCAAATCAAGGCTGCTTACCAGCAAGCCACCGGCAAG CCTCTAGATGTAGCCCTGAAAGCTGCCCTTAAAGGTGAGCTGGAAGATGTGGTTCTGGGCCTGTTGATGCCTCCTGCTCAGTATGATGCCTTTCTGCTCAAGAATGCTATGAAG GGTTTGGGCACAGATGAAGAGACACTTATTGAGATTCTGGCCTCTAGGACCAATAAAGAGATCCGAGAGCTTAAACAAGTTTTCAAACAAG ATTATAAAAAGGAACTAGAGGCGGAGATCAAGTCTGAGACAAGTGGAGACTTCAGGAATGCCCTGCTTGCTCTCTGCAAG GCTGCCAGAAGTGAAGACAGGGTTGTGCAAGAAGACCTTGCTGACAAAGATGCCAGG GCCTTGTATGAGGCAGGAGAGAAAAGAAAAGGCACGGACTGTGCTGTGTTCATTGACATCCTCACCTCACGTAATGCTCCTCACTTGAGGAAAG tttttcagCTCTACTCCAAGTACAGCAAAGTGGATGTTGCAAAAGCCATTGATCTGGAGTTGAAGGGTGATATTGAGAGCTGCTTGATTGCTGTTG TGAAATGTGCTGGAAACAAACCTGGATTCTTTGCTGAGAAACTAAATCTAGCAATGAAG ggCTCTGGTTACAAAGGCAAGATCTTGACCAGAATATTGGTGAGCCGCTCTGAGACTGACTTGGCCAAAATCAAGCAAGAGTATCAGAATAAGTTTGGCAAGAGTCTCTACCAGGACATCCAG gaTGACACCAAAGGAGACTATGAGACGATACTGCTAGCCTTGTGTGGCAATTAA
- the anxa1a gene encoding annexin A1a isoform X2, which yields MSFVSAFLEQLSYQGMQDNTAQDITEGQGTIKAFAQFNAAADAGVLDKAIKAKGVDEVTIINTLVHRSNAQRQQIKAAYQQATGKPLDVALKAALKGELEDVVLGLLMPPAQYDAFLLKNAMKGLGTDEETLIEILASRTNKEIRELKQVFKQDYKKELEAEIKSETSGDFRNALLALCKAARSEDRVVQEDLADKDARALYEAGEKRKGTDCAVFIDILTSRNAPHLRKVFQLYSKYSKVDVAKAIDLELKGDIESCLIAVVKCAGNKPGFFAEKLNLAMKGSGYKGKILTRILVSRSETDLAKIKQEYQNKFGKSLYQDIQDDTKGDYETILLALCGN from the exons ATGTCCTTCGTCAGTGCTTTTCTCGAGCAGCTCTCCTATCAGGGCATGCAAGACAACACAGCACAGGACATCACA GAGGGGCAAGGGACAATTAAGGCCTTTGCTCAGTTTAATGCAGCTGCAGATGCAGGTGTCCTGGACAAAGCTATCAAGGCAAAGG GTGTGGATGAGGTCACAATCATCAATACACTGGTCCACAGGAGCAATGCCCAGCGCCAGCAAATCAAGGCTGCTTACCAGCAAGCCACCGGCAAG CCTCTAGATGTAGCCCTGAAAGCTGCCCTTAAAGGTGAGCTGGAAGATGTGGTTCTGGGCCTGTTGATGCCTCCTGCTCAGTATGATGCCTTTCTGCTCAAGAATGCTATGAAG GGTTTGGGCACAGATGAAGAGACACTTATTGAGATTCTGGCCTCTAGGACCAATAAAGAGATCCGAGAGCTTAAACAAGTTTTCAAACAAG ATTATAAAAAGGAACTAGAGGCGGAGATCAAGTCTGAGACAAGTGGAGACTTCAGGAATGCCCTGCTTGCTCTCTGCAAG GCTGCCAGAAGTGAAGACAGGGTTGTGCAAGAAGACCTTGCTGACAAAGATGCCAGG GCCTTGTATGAGGCAGGAGAGAAAAGAAAAGGCACGGACTGTGCTGTGTTCATTGACATCCTCACCTCACGTAATGCTCCTCACTTGAGGAAAG tttttcagCTCTACTCCAAGTACAGCAAAGTGGATGTTGCAAAAGCCATTGATCTGGAGTTGAAGGGTGATATTGAGAGCTGCTTGATTGCTGTTG TGAAATGTGCTGGAAACAAACCTGGATTCTTTGCTGAGAAACTAAATCTAGCAATGAAG ggCTCTGGTTACAAAGGCAAGATCTTGACCAGAATATTGGTGAGCCGCTCTGAGACTGACTTGGCCAAAATCAAGCAAGAGTATCAGAATAAGTTTGGCAAGAGTCTCTACCAGGACATCCAG gaTGACACCAAAGGAGACTATGAGACGATACTGCTAGCCTTGTGTGGCAATTAA
- the mfsd3 gene encoding major facilitator superfamily domain-containing protein 3, which produces MMNDKLVFLGLLYFIQGIPYGLQSSLLPVYLRGAGHSLTRISLTKILYFPWVLKVLWAPLVDRTGTKRCWLVGTVAGLALTCLVSATISPDVQYMVVAGSLLAMNVLASVQDIAADGAAVRLLRGQGEVGLGNTVQVVGYKAGSVFAGGGLLAVIDVAGWGWMFILLACVYGGVALFVWGAPVLDGESARGQGEGRRGPKDVMQPWKVWRKLLSVPGTPWTMFYVLTYKLGEQGAITMFPLFLLDHHMTARELGVWNGVVAMAFSICGSSIGGFLLSQYSISLLMRRVFMMRTISMVFQSSLLVVLEPSPLMKGMAVLSLSLQHFIAGLITTLTFTTMMNCTQRAEESIQATHYSFLATLEVLGKLSFSALAGGMVDTVGFPIAFILFLFLTSSSALHVWRATETGVLKEQLKEQPQ; this is translated from the exons ATGATGAACGACAAGCTGGTGTTCCTGGGTCTCCTTTACTTCATCCAGGGCATTCCTTATGGCCTGCAGTCATCCCTTCTCCCAGTGTACCTGCGTGGTGCCGGTCACTCCCTCACCCGGATCAGCCTCACCAAAATCCTCTACTTCCCCTGGGTGCTCAAGGTACTTTGGGCCCCTCTGGTGGACCGGACAGGCACCAAGCGCTGCTGGTTGGTGGGCACGGTGGCTGGTCTGGCCCTCACCTGTTTGGTGAGCGCTACTATTTCACCTGATGTTCAGTACATGGTTGTAGCAGGCTCCCTGCTGGCCATGAATGTGTTGGCATCCGTGCAGGACATTGCAGCAGACGGGGCGGCTGTGCGGCTGCTCAGGGGGCAGGGGGAGGTTGGTCTGGGGAACACTGTGCAGGTGGTGGGGTATAAAGCTGGGTCTGTGTTTGCTGGAGGGGGTCTCCTGGCAGTGATTGATGTTGCAGGCTGGGGCTGGATGTTCATTCTGCTGGCCTGTGTGTACGGTGGTGTTGCTCTGTTCGTGTGGGGCGCCCCTGTGTTGGATGGAGAGTCAGCACGAGGACAGGGAGAAGGACGGAGAGGGCCAAAAGATGTGATGCAGCCCTGGAAGGTATGGAGGAAGCTCTTGTCTGTGCCAGGAACACCATGGACGATGTTCTACGTCCTCACTTACAAGCTAG GAGAACAGGGGGCTATCACCATGTTTCCTCTCTTCCTGCTGGACCACCACATGACGGCCAGAGAGCTGGGGGTGTGGAACGGTGTGGTTGCCATGGCATTTTCCATCTGTGGCTCATCAATCGGAGGCTTCTTGCTCTCTCAGTACAG TATTAGCCTGCTGATGAGACGTGTGTTTATGATGCGGACTATCAGCATGGTCTTTCAGAGCTCACTTCTCGTAGTGCTGGAGCCATCGCCCTTGATGAAAG GTATGGCAGTGCTGAGTCTGAGTTTGCAGCATTTCATTGCGGGTCTCATCACCACTCTCACTTTCACAACGATGATGAACTGCACACAGAGAGCCGAGGAGAGCATACAG GCCACCCACTACAGTTTTCTGGCCACTCTGGAGGTCCTCGGGAAACTGAGCTTTAGTGCCCTGGCTGGAGGTATGGTGGACACTGTGGGCTTTCCCATAGCCttcatcctcttcctcttcctcaccTCCAGCAGTGCCCTGCACGTGTGGAGAGCCACAGAGACTGGCGTCCTAAAAGAGCAGCTTAAAGAGCAGCCACAGTGA